A section of the Jannaschia sp. S6380 genome encodes:
- the coaD gene encoding pantetheine-phosphate adenylyltransferase — protein sequence MRTALYPGTFDPITKGHIDIIKRACTLVDRLVIGVAINRDKGPLFPLEERVAMVEAEAAFWSARTGTEIVAHPFENLLIDCARDVGAQMIVRGLRAVADFEYEYQMVGMNRILDDQIETVFLMAEAEHQAIASKLVKEIARLGGDVSGFVTPPVEAALSRHFGG from the coding sequence ATGCGCACCGCCCTTTATCCCGGCACGTTCGATCCGATCACCAAAGGCCATATCGACATTATCAAACGCGCCTGCACCCTGGTCGACCGCCTTGTCATCGGCGTTGCGATCAATCGCGACAAGGGTCCGCTCTTCCCGCTGGAGGAACGGGTCGCGATGGTCGAGGCGGAGGCGGCGTTTTGGTCGGCGCGTACCGGCACCGAGATCGTCGCACACCCGTTCGAGAACCTGCTGATCGACTGCGCCCGCGATGTCGGCGCCCAGATGATCGTCCGTGGGCTGCGCGCCGTGGCCGATTTCGAATACGAGTACCAGATGGTCGGCATGAACCGGATCCTCGATGACCAGATCGAGACCGTGTTCCTGATGGCCGAGGCCGAGCATCAGGCGATCGCCTCCAAGCTCGTCAAGGAGATCGCACGCCTGGGCGGCGATGTGTCCGGCTTCGTCACGCCCCCGGTGGAGGCGGCGCTCTCCCGTCATTTCGGCGGCTGA
- a CDS encoding CBS domain-containing protein: MFVTQILNSKAHKGVLTIDPSATIADAVAELSARRIGALVVSGDGRHADGILSERDIVRELNADGTKILEHKVSDLMTSDLKTCAPGDDAQKILSAMTEGRFRHMPVEEDGLLVGLISLGDVVKARLSEVSMEKDALEAMISGHG, translated from the coding sequence GTTTGTCACCCAGATCCTGAATTCCAAGGCCCACAAGGGCGTTCTGACGATCGACCCATCGGCGACGATTGCCGACGCGGTGGCCGAACTTTCGGCGCGGCGGATCGGTGCGCTGGTCGTCAGCGGCGACGGACGGCATGCCGACGGCATCCTGTCGGAGCGTGACATCGTTCGCGAATTGAATGCCGACGGCACCAAGATCCTGGAACACAAGGTCAGCGATTTGATGACCAGTGATCTGAAAACCTGCGCGCCCGGCGACGATGCGCAGAAGATCCTGTCGGCGATGACCGAGGGGCGCTTCCGCCACATGCCGGTCGAGGAGGACGGACTCCTCGTCGGCCTCATCAGTCTGGGTGACGTGGTCAAAGCTCGGCTGAGCGAGGTGTCGATGGAAAAGGACGCGCTGGAGGCGATGATCTCCGGCCACGGCTGA